The window GCCTTGCTCGCCCCGTTCGGCTCCCACGGCATCAACCTGGCCGCCATCACCGCCGCCATCTGTACCGGCGTCCAGGCCGACCCCGACCGCGAGCGGCGTTATACGGCCGCGGTGGTGTGCGGCTTCGGCTACCTGGTGGCGGGTGTGCTGGCGGCCAGCATCGCGGCGCTGTTCGCCGCCTTCCCCAAGGCGCTGGTGGTGGCGCTGGCCGCCTTCGCCCTGCTCGGTTCGATCGCCAATGGGCTGACGGTAGCCATGCAGTCGGCGCAGGAGCGGGAGCCGGCCTTGCTGACCTTCATGATCACGGCTTCCGGTATGACGCTGGCGGGCATCGGCTCGGCGTTCTGGGGCGTGGTGGGCGGCATGCTGGCGCTGCTGGTGCTGCGCCAGCGAGAGCCGGGCTGAGCCGGACTGAGCCGGACTGAGCCGGACTGAGCCGGCTCCGGCGCGGCGGCGCCGATCTCGCCGATCGAGTGCCCGTTGGGCGTCTGGGGCAGCACATGCCGCAGCGCGCGGTCGCGACGCTGCGCGAACCACCGGTAACGAAGGTTTCCACACCAAGGTGGGGAAGGCGATAGCGCGGGAAGTTGGACCGAAGCCACACCCGCCGCGCCATCGCCGCCTTTTCCGCCACAACGCGCCGGGACTGGTCATGGCCCCAGGCACCGCGCCATTTATCATGTCGGGCGACGTTGCCGGCATCCCGCCGGCACGATTCCAGACCGTGGAACAATGAACAGCTACTTGCTCCTGGCCCTCGCCATCGTGGCCGAAGTGATCGCCACCAGCAGCCTGAAAGCCTCGCAGGATTTCACCCGGCTGCTCCCCAGCGTGCTCGTCGTGGCGGGCTACGTATCGGCCTTCTTCCTGCTGATGCAGGTGATGAAGACCATGCCGGTGGGTATCGCCTACGCAATCTGGTGCGGCGCAGGCATCGTCCTGGTCACGTTGATCGCCAGCGTGCTGTACCGCCAGTTGCCGGACCTGGCGGCCTGGCTCGGTATCGGGCTGATCGTCGCCGGCGTCGCGGTGATCCAGCT of the Cupriavidus malaysiensis genome contains:
- a CDS encoding DMT family transporter; its protein translation is MNSYLLLALAIVAEVIATSSLKASQDFTRLLPSVLVVAGYVSAFFLLMQVMKTMPVGIAYAIWCGAGIVLVTLIASVLYRQLPDLAAWLGIGLIVAGVAVIQLFSKMQTH